In one Myotis daubentonii chromosome 1, mMyoDau2.1, whole genome shotgun sequence genomic region, the following are encoded:
- the LOC132241562 gene encoding solute carrier family 35 member G1-like, with product MQPLGSTQVAMLREPRLPLTAVTSLSTSEESPGVPLTVVTSTSPSTSEESLAVREEPAEAVETPGPSWCPPCCSSPCRSCAQPEAKNKAPCHGLGLFYTLLSAFLFSVASLLVKKVQDLHAVEISAFRCVFQMLVVIPCLIYRKTGFIGPKDLRIFLILRGVLGSTAMILLYYAFHMTSLADATVVSFSCPVFTSLFACMFLKEKYSLWDVLFTAFAIAGVILSVRPPFLFGSNTAKTTGSYSDQLKGTFASLGQAVFAASTFVILRKMGKSVDYFLTIWYYIVVGLVECVIILSVLGEWRLPNCGMDRLFLLLIGLFGLGDQVFLTKALQIEKAGLVALMKTMDVVFAFLSQIVFLHDIPTWWTVGGALCVVASSAGTAIRNWCQGSE from the coding sequence ATGCAGCCCCTCGGCAGCACCCAGGTCGCCATGCTGCGGGAGCCCAGGCTGCCGCTCACAGCTGTCACATCCCTGTCCACGAGTGAAGAGTCGCCAGGGGTGCCGCTCACAGTTGTCACATCCACATCCCCATCCACAAGTGAAGAGTCGCTGGCCGTGAGGGAAGAGCCGGCGGAGGCAGTGGAAACCCCGGGCCCCAGCTGGTGCCCGCCATGCTGCTCCTCGCCATGCCGTTCGTGCGCGCAGCCGGAAGCCAAGAATAAAGCACCATGTCATGGACTTGGTCTGTTTTACACATTATTGTCTGCCTTCCTTTTCTCAGTGGCCTCTTTACTTGTTAAAAAAGTGCAAGACCTCCATGCTGTAGAAATTAGTGCATTCCGATGTGTGTTCCAAATGTTAGTCGTTATCCCTTGCTTAATATACAGAAAAACTGGGTTTATAGGCCCAAAAGATCTACGAATCTTCCTCATTCTCAGAGGAGTCCTCGGTTCTACCGCCATGATCCTTTTATACTACGCTTTCCATATGACGTCCCTCGCCGATGCCACGGTGGTCTCGTTTAGCTGTCCAGTGTTCACGTCTCTATTTGCTTGCATGTTTCTCAAGGAAAAATACAGCCTTTGGGATGTTCTCTTCACCGCATTCGCCATCGCCGGAGTGATCCTCAGCGTGAGGCCGCCGTTTCTGTTTGGTTCCAACACTGCGAAGACGACTGGAAGCTACTCAGATCAACTGAAGGGCACGTTCGCATCACTCGGACAAGCCGTGTTTGCTGCCTCGACTTTCGTTATCCTCAGAAAAATGGGGAAATCTGTGGACTACTTTTTGACCATCTGGTATTACATAGTGGTTGGCCTCGTGGAGTGCGTCATCATCCTCTCTGTATTAGGAGAGTGGAGGCTGCCGAACTGTGGGATGGACAGGCTCTTTCTCCTACTAATCGGGCTGTTTGGTTTGGGGGATCAGGTGTTTCTCACCAAAGCCCTTCAAATAGAAAAAGCTGGGCTAGTAGCACTAATGAAGACCATGGATGTggtttttgcttttctctctcagaTTGTTTTCCTGCATGATATACCAACGTGGTGGACGGTGGGTGGCGCGCTCTGCGTAGTAGCCAGTAGTGCTGGAACGGCCATTCGTAATTGGTGCCAGGGATCGGAATGA